The following are encoded together in the Gouania willdenowi chromosome 14, fGouWil2.1, whole genome shotgun sequence genome:
- the ube2b gene encoding ubiquitin-conjugating enzyme E2 B: MSTPARRRLMRDFKRLQEDPPTGVSGAPSENNIMLWNAVIFGPVGTPFEDGTFKLLIEFSEEYPNKPPTVRFVSRMFHPNVYADGSICLDILQNRWSPTYDVSSILTSIQSLLDEPNPNSPANSQAAQLYQENKREYEKRVTAIVEQSWVDV, encoded by the exons ATGTCAACCCCGGCAAGGAGGCGGCTAATGAGAGATTTTAAAAG ACTTCAAGAAGATCCTCCCACTGGTGTGAGCGGAGCACCATCGGAGAACAACATCATGCTTTGGAACGCTGTTATTTTTGG GCCTGTGGGGACACCGTTTGAAGATG GAACATTTAAGCTGCTGATAGAGTTTTCAGAGGAGTATCCTAACAAGCCTCCCACAGTTCGGTTTGTCTCCAGAATGTTTCACCCTAATG TTTACGCAGATGGCAGTATATGTTTAGACATTCTTCAGAATCGCTGGAGCCCGACATATGATGTGTCATCCATACTCACCTCCATCCAG TCTTTGCTGGACGAGCCAAACCCCAACAGTCCAGCCAACAGCCAGGCCGCACAGCTGTATCAGGAAAACAAGAGGGAGTACGAGAAGAGGGTGACGGCCATCGTGGAGCAGAGCTGGGTGGACGTCTGA
- the cdkn2aipnl gene encoding CDKN2AIP N-terminal-like protein, with protein MSAQDVEDFLLQNRAAADRVETYRGYWESDKHWEPRREFILRNISDFEGEHLDQLLSLSMVWANNVFMGCRYSAELLEKVTEMAEGIEVEDAPVFKTRDEIMKQQQNQ; from the exons ATGTCTGCTCAGGACGTAGAAGATTTCCTCCTCCAAAACCGAGCCGCTGCGGACCGGGTGGAGACGTATCGTGGTTACTGGGAGAGCGATAAACACTGGGAGCCACGGAGGGAATTCATCCTGAGAAATATCAGCGACTTCGAGGGAGAACATCTGGACCAGCTGCTGTCCCTGTCCATGGTCTGGGCCAACAATGTGTTCATGGGCTGTCG CTACAGCGCTGAGCTCCTGGAGAAAGTGACTGAAATGGCTGAAGGCATCGAGGTGGAGGACGCTCCAGTCTTTAAGACGAGAGATGAGATTATGAAGCAGCAACAG AATCAATAA